A part of Sulfurimonas sp. HSL-1716 genomic DNA contains:
- a CDS encoding glycosyltransferase family 2 protein: MKDLAIVICNYNKVEYLKECLHSISNAVFENYSKDIIVVDNLSNDGSADMIEKHFPDVILIRNNENSGGAGGFAKGMQYALDHGYRYVSLLDNDTKVEKNNFINLIKHLNDDSSIGVAGSTILQMDNPQNVQEVGAMLDWENYILKLNYKDFNIENPIIPQQIECDYVPACCLMTTGEVLQKAGIFDRDYFIYLDDIDWCTRVKDLGYKIVAFKDSLVWHKGGAKIATNTMYHYYYYRNMTRFFLKNISPDKLEHFINEVSSKISKMMFFANLKGQTSSVRSMLIGIDDAYAKRLGAQWSGIYPKKEAANKIYELSSTKQDILIIDNIDSVDFQQTIVNIRMHTDAKITVLAKYLEFEYVSSILDNIDNAYATKEIGDLSEYDMVIQSVEHITNYKDYDECGAYIDAFGNCIADDADKINVQSYGSFMTMFDNITKPVLQHKFTTLFKELNIK, translated from the coding sequence GTGAAAGATTTAGCGATAGTAATATGCAATTACAATAAAGTAGAATACTTAAAAGAGTGTTTACACTCCATTTCAAATGCGGTATTTGAAAACTATTCCAAAGATATCATTGTCGTCGACAATCTTTCAAACGACGGCAGTGCGGATATGATCGAAAAACATTTTCCCGATGTGATTTTAATACGAAACAACGAGAACAGTGGAGGTGCTGGCGGTTTTGCAAAAGGGATGCAGTATGCTCTTGATCATGGATACCGATATGTCAGCTTACTCGATAATGACACAAAAGTGGAAAAAAACAATTTCATAAATTTAATCAAGCATCTCAATGACGACAGCTCAATCGGAGTAGCCGGTTCTACCATCCTTCAGATGGATAATCCTCAAAACGTACAAGAAGTAGGCGCTATGCTTGATTGGGAAAACTATATCCTAAAACTTAATTATAAAGATTTTAACATTGAAAATCCAATTATCCCCCAACAGATCGAGTGTGATTACGTACCTGCTTGCTGCCTTATGACTACCGGTGAAGTTTTACAAAAAGCCGGTATTTTTGACAGAGATTATTTTATCTATTTGGATGATATCGACTGGTGTACACGGGTGAAAGACTTAGGGTATAAGATCGTGGCTTTTAAAGATTCCCTCGTTTGGCATAAAGGCGGCGCAAAAATAGCTACCAATACGATGTATCACTATTATTATTACAGGAACATGACGCGTTTTTTTCTCAAGAACATCTCGCCCGACAAGCTTGAACATTTTATCAACGAAGTCAGCAGCAAGATAAGCAAGATGATGTTCTTTGCCAATCTCAAAGGTCAAACAAGTTCGGTCCGCTCTATGCTTATAGGCATAGACGATGCCTATGCTAAAAGACTCGGTGCGCAGTGGAGTGGAATATACCCGAAAAAAGAAGCGGCCAACAAGATATATGAGCTCTCCTCGACAAAACAGGATATTTTGATCATAGACAACATCGACAGCGTGGACTTTCAACAGACAATCGTCAATATCAGAATGCATACGGATGCTAAAATAACCGTTTTGGCAAAATACTTAGAGTTTGAATACGTCTCATCGATCCTGGATAATATAGACAATGCATATGCGACCAAAGAGATCGGCGACCTGTCAGAGTATGACATGGTCATTCAAAGCGTGGAGCATATAACCAATTATAAAGATTACGATGAGTGCGGTGCATACATAGACGCTTTTGGAAACTGTATCGCAGACGATGCCGATAAGATAAATGTTCAAAGCTACGGATCTTTTATGACCATGTTCGACAACATCACAAAACCTGTGTTGCAACATAAGTTTACGACTCTCTTTAAAGAACTGAACATCAAATGA
- a CDS encoding glycosyltransferase has translation MHDICAVVVTFNRKELLLECLDALLKQTYALKKIYLIDNNSSDGTHESLEVKGYLAHPQIEYVKLYRNIGGAGGFAHGLKTAYENKHDFYYLLDDDAQPAEDAIEKLVPYLDQKHSAFASAVYNNFELQETSHRGRFDWCDIYPTPQKALPLQEYDKESVEIDMASFVGILIPIDSITRIGFPRDEFFIHFDDTEYCMRLSKLSKILMIPQSIIYHKEKRQEEKIQKSFLWFKKNRIRYDKLWIKYFGRRNSIYLAKRYSTCKISFYFKLFNEYLNLMKDILLYDDNKLRRIKFSTLSYLDGLNELFDNEKAKNILKGFE, from the coding sequence ATGCATGACATCTGTGCCGTAGTCGTCACATTTAACCGCAAAGAGCTGCTTTTGGAGTGTTTGGACGCACTTTTAAAGCAGACGTATGCACTCAAAAAAATATATCTTATCGACAATAACAGCAGCGACGGTACACATGAAAGTTTGGAAGTAAAAGGGTATTTGGCGCATCCGCAGATAGAGTACGTAAAACTCTATCGCAACATCGGCGGGGCAGGCGGATTTGCTCACGGGCTAAAAACGGCATACGAAAACAAGCACGATTTTTACTATCTTTTAGACGACGATGCCCAGCCCGCAGAGGATGCCATTGAAAAACTCGTACCCTATTTGGATCAAAAACACAGCGCTTTTGCATCGGCAGTCTATAATAATTTCGAGCTGCAAGAAACATCGCATCGAGGCCGTTTTGACTGGTGCGATATCTATCCGACGCCCCAAAAAGCACTCCCTCTGCAAGAATACGACAAAGAGAGCGTCGAGATCGACATGGCTTCATTTGTGGGAATACTGATACCCATAGATTCCATTACACGGATCGGTTTTCCAAGAGATGAGTTCTTTATCCACTTTGACGACACCGAATACTGTATGCGCCTTTCAAAGCTTTCAAAGATACTGATGATCCCGCAAAGCATCATCTACCACAAAGAGAAGCGACAGGAAGAGAAGATCCAAAAGAGCTTTTTATGGTTTAAAAAGAACCGTATCAGATATGATAAACTCTGGATAAAATATTTCGGCAGAAGAAACAGCATCTATCTGGCCAAACGATACTCTACATGTAAAATATCTTTTTATTTTAAATTATTTAATGAATATCTGAATTTAATGAAAGATATTTTACTTTATGACGATAATAAACTAAGACGAATAAAGTTTTCTACACTTTCTTATTTAGATGGTTTGAATGAACTCTTTGATAACGAAAAAGCAAAAAATATTTTAAAAGGTTTTGAGTGA
- the glf gene encoding UDP-galactopyranose mutase produces MYDVIIVGAGFAGSVLAHKLATRQNKKVLIIDKRPHIGGNCFDSIDEHGILIHNYGPHLFHTDSQKVWTFLSQFTSWHNYHHKVEGFIDGHYVPIPFNLNTLHKLFPRFMAESIEKNLVETYGYGKKVTILELQKTADKDLRFIADFIYEKIFLHYSAKQWGKKIEELDPAVSARVPVAISKDDRYFHDPFQAMPQEGYAKLFENMLSHENIEIRLNTEFKDILRIEGENFIFEDRLLEGEVVFTGMIDELFDFRFGTLPYRSIELVFENHETDSFQNATTTNYPNDYDYTRITEFKKMYDAKHESTTIAKEYPQEFVYGKNTPYYPIFTDENQKRYEEYKKYAQSFKNLTLVGRLAEYKYYDMDDIVLRALEVFEERFADA; encoded by the coding sequence ATGTATGACGTCATCATAGTCGGAGCAGGATTTGCGGGCAGCGTCCTAGCTCACAAACTGGCAACCCGGCAGAACAAAAAAGTTTTGATCATAGACAAACGCCCCCATATCGGCGGAAACTGTTTTGACAGCATCGATGAACACGGAATTCTCATCCATAACTACGGTCCGCACCTTTTTCATACCGACAGTCAAAAAGTATGGACTTTTCTTAGTCAGTTCACCTCATGGCATAATTACCATCATAAAGTAGAAGGATTCATAGACGGACACTATGTTCCGATCCCTTTTAACCTCAACACCCTTCACAAGCTTTTCCCCCGTTTCATGGCCGAATCGATCGAAAAAAACCTGGTAGAAACCTATGGTTACGGAAAAAAAGTCACGATCCTGGAACTTCAAAAGACAGCCGACAAAGATCTCAGATTCATCGCTGATTTTATTTACGAAAAGATCTTTTTGCACTACTCCGCAAAACAGTGGGGCAAAAAGATCGAAGAGCTTGACCCTGCGGTGAGCGCAAGGGTTCCCGTAGCCATCAGCAAAGACGACAGATATTTCCACGACCCATTTCAGGCGATGCCCCAAGAGGGATATGCAAAGCTTTTTGAGAACATGCTTTCTCATGAAAATATAGAGATACGCCTTAACACGGAGTTCAAAGACATCTTGCGCATAGAGGGTGAGAACTTTATATTTGAAGATCGCCTCCTTGAGGGTGAAGTCGTCTTTACGGGAATGATCGATGAGCTATTTGATTTTAGATTCGGCACGCTTCCCTACCGTTCGATAGAGCTGGTGTTTGAAAACCACGAAACGGATTCCTTTCAAAATGCCACGACGACGAACTATCCTAACGATTATGATTATACCCGTATCACCGAATTTAAAAAGATGTATGACGCAAAACACGAATCAACGACCATAGCAAAAGAGTATCCGCAAGAGTTCGTCTACGGAAAGAACACACCTTACTATCCGATCTTCACGGATGAAAATCAAAAACGCTATGAAGAGTATAAAAAGTATGCGCAAAGCTTCAAAAATCTCACTCTCGTAGGGCGTCTGGCGGAGTATAAATACTACGATATGGACGACATCGTATTGCGCGCATTGGAAGTGTTCGAAGAAAGATTTGCCGATGCATGA
- the pseI gene encoding pseudaminic acid synthase, with amino-acid sequence MKIGTHDTDKKVFIIAELSANHNQDFELAKKGVRVAYEAGCDAVKLQTYTPDSLTLDVKEERFKAGDLWQDEYLYDLYKRACMPYEWHKPLKKYADELGILLFSSPFDLQAVDVLEKIEVPAYKIASFEITDIPLIRYAASKGKPVIISTGVGDTLDIELAVAACKSEGNENIVLLKCTSAYPAAPESMNLLTIADMKERFAAEVGLSDHTLGNDAVIASVALGARVIEKHFTPDENIETPDGAFSLSPSQLREMVQSVRNVEKMLGHVKYDDKSKKYARSLYVSRDIKKGESFTKENIKSIRPGDGLHPKHYEEILGKIALTDIKAGTPLSWENINV; translated from the coding sequence ATGAAGATAGGTACACACGACACGGACAAAAAAGTCTTTATCATCGCAGAGCTCTCGGCAAACCACAACCAAGATTTTGAACTGGCAAAAAAGGGAGTAAGAGTCGCGTATGAAGCGGGATGCGACGCCGTAAAACTACAGACCTACACACCGGATTCACTTACCCTTGATGTCAAAGAGGAGAGGTTCAAAGCGGGTGACCTGTGGCAGGACGAATACCTTTACGACCTTTACAAACGTGCATGTATGCCTTATGAGTGGCACAAACCGTTAAAGAAGTATGCAGACGAACTGGGCATCTTGCTTTTTTCATCGCCTTTTGATCTGCAGGCGGTCGATGTCTTGGAAAAGATAGAAGTACCCGCATACAAAATAGCCTCCTTTGAGATAACGGACATCCCGCTTATCCGTTATGCCGCTTCCAAAGGCAAGCCCGTCATCATCTCCACGGGTGTCGGCGATACCCTAGACATCGAGCTCGCAGTCGCTGCCTGCAAGAGTGAGGGCAATGAAAATATCGTGCTTTTAAAATGTACAAGCGCCTACCCCGCCGCACCCGAATCCATGAACCTGCTCACCATCGCCGATATGAAAGAGCGATTCGCTGCGGAGGTCGGACTTTCCGATCATACGCTTGGCAACGACGCGGTCATCGCCTCGGTGGCACTCGGTGCGAGAGTGATAGAAAAACATTTCACCCCCGATGAAAACATAGAAACGCCCGATGGCGCCTTCTCACTCTCGCCCTCTCAGCTGCGCGAGATGGTGCAAAGCGTGCGAAACGTCGAAAAGATGCTGGGACACGTAAAATATGACGACAAATCCAAAAAATACGCCAGAAGCCTCTATGTCAGCCGCGACATCAAAAAAGGCGAAAGCTTTACAAAAGAGAACATCAAAAGCATCCGTCCGGGCGACGGGCTGCATCCAAAACACTATGAAGAGATTTTGGGTAAAATTGCACTAACCGATATAAAGGCAGGCACACCGCTTTCATGGGAGAATATCAATGTATGA
- a CDS encoding GNAT family N-acetyltransferase has product MTLKGFDIALTPLEHKDIETVRFWRNSDEVKRYALDQSHITQEQQEAWFASLAKKEDEYFVIRVKEKPIGLIWFNKRGESVETGFYLYDASKQNSLVPYKIVTLFHDYLFNEKDYRILRCKIMHDNPRAIRFNLSLGYKEKEEHELYKSYELAYEDYKRADAKISKLLLREKE; this is encoded by the coding sequence TTGACGCTTAAAGGTTTTGACATAGCACTCACGCCCCTCGAACACAAAGATATCGAAACGGTACGCTTTTGGCGAAACAGCGATGAAGTAAAGCGCTACGCACTCGATCAAAGCCACATCACGCAAGAGCAGCAAGAAGCGTGGTTCGCCTCTTTGGCAAAAAAAGAGGATGAGTATTTCGTTATCCGAGTCAAAGAGAAACCCATCGGGCTTATCTGGTTCAACAAGCGCGGTGAAAGCGTAGAGACCGGATTTTACCTTTACGACGCTTCAAAGCAGAACTCGCTCGTGCCGTACAAGATAGTCACGCTGTTTCACGATTATCTTTTTAACGAAAAAGATTACAGGATTCTCAGATGCAAGATCATGCACGACAATCCAAGAGCAATACGCTTTAACCTCTCTTTGGGTTACAAAGAAAAAGAGGAGCATGAACTTTATAAAAGTTATGAACTCGCATATGAAGATTATAAAAGAGCGGATGCGAAGATATCAAAACTGCTTTTAAGAGAGAAAGAATGA
- a CDS encoding ketoacyl-ACP synthase III, which produces MSQISFENIAVTAMATTVGGNIIDLEDEKERFGFDDDSFSRLQRSIGLKTRYIADEDVCTSDLCVQSAEDIFTNTDIKKEEIEALLFVTQSPDFKAPSTAIIMQDRLGLPKSCGAFDINLGCSGFIYGLFTAYSYVNSGMKKVLLCVGDVNSYFSGERDKIFTPLMGDAGSAIVIEKKDAPKSFFSLYSDGSGYKHLIIPAGGARTPTTHETLVAKLREDGGIRRDEDLFMDGKEVFNFAIKTVPPLIKEVVESAGLQNDEIDYFVLHQANPYILKTIASRLKVAPQKVPMETGKIYGNQNAASIPGTINGFLNEEFSAKKLTIAVAGFGIGLSWGGAVIQTDNIYAPRTLIYKKEA; this is translated from the coding sequence ATGAGTCAGATCAGTTTTGAGAACATCGCCGTCACGGCGATGGCGACCACGGTGGGTGGCAACATCATCGACCTTGAAGATGAAAAAGAGCGTTTCGGGTTTGACGACGACTCATTTAGCAGACTTCAAAGAAGCATAGGGCTGAAAACCCGCTACATCGCCGATGAAGACGTGTGTACGAGCGACCTGTGCGTGCAAAGTGCGGAAGATATCTTTACCAACACCGACATCAAAAAAGAGGAGATAGAAGCGCTTTTGTTCGTGACGCAGAGTCCCGACTTCAAAGCGCCCTCCACCGCCATCATCATGCAAGATCGTCTGGGACTGCCGAAGAGCTGCGGAGCTTTTGACATCAACCTCGGATGCAGCGGTTTTATCTACGGACTCTTTACAGCCTACAGCTACGTCAACAGCGGCATGAAAAAAGTACTTTTGTGCGTAGGCGACGTCAACAGCTACTTCTCGGGGGAACGGGATAAGATATTCACTCCCTTGATGGGCGATGCGGGAAGTGCGATAGTCATCGAGAAAAAAGATGCACCAAAAAGTTTTTTCTCGCTCTACAGCGACGGAAGCGGATACAAGCATCTCATTATCCCCGCAGGCGGAGCGCGAACTCCCACGACACATGAAACGCTTGTTGCAAAACTTCGCGAAGACGGCGGTATAAGACGCGACGAAGATCTCTTTATGGACGGTAAGGAGGTGTTTAACTTCGCCATCAAGACCGTGCCTCCGCTCATCAAAGAGGTCGTGGAATCTGCAGGACTGCAAAACGACGAGATAGACTATTTCGTACTGCATCAAGCAAATCCTTACATCCTAAAAACCATCGCCTCGCGCCTCAAAGTGGCACCGCAAAAAGTGCCGATGGAAACGGGAAAGATCTACGGCAACCAAAACGCAGCTTCCATCCCCGGGACTATCAACGGCTTTTTAAACGAGGAGTTTAGCGCAAAGAAACTCACTATCGCCGTTGCGGGATTCGGCATAGGTCTAAGCTGGGGCGGAGCCGTGATCCAAACGGACAATATCTACGCACCGCGTACTCTAATCTACAAAAAGGAAGCATGA
- a CDS encoding HAD-IIIC family phosphatase produces MNTNSIAFLSNTVTKPFDRFLKEYSLTHYPLDTIIDTLYAKVDEQVLILLLDSSFFADDHDESFAVLKNALLHFRMNNSAKIIINTLNEEFNDIFTPDKIRQELELAKLNCKIASLQEELNGLAVLDFYTMCKEHGTKNLISQRNRYLFQTPFTKLATELLSAKIQELISLFDAPRIKAIAVDADNTLWGGIIGEDGLGGIKIDNNYPGIVYTKFQEYLLELKNSGIILILLSKNDENAVQEVFETKTMPLGLDDFVAHAVNWNSKSENLNAVLKELGLTKTGIIFIDDSDAELAEMRQRMGIECYKMNPANPLLNIETLKKITALKTLHISAEDAKKTTLYKDEKERLDLSSKMPSKEDFIASLGIRIGVTCNNEKNIERITQLINKTNQFNLTTKRYELSFVKELMQSGFVYDFSVKDKFGDMGIVGVVIIKDGDIDTFLMSCRVLGRGIEESVLNFITRRHQDLTASYCKTDKNALVEEFYEKNGFEAVKNGDCKHYKFKRFADVNESIKVEYGS; encoded by the coding sequence TTGAATACAAATAGCATCGCATTCTTGTCAAATACCGTCACAAAGCCCTTTGACAGATTCTTAAAAGAGTATTCTCTTACGCACTATCCGCTTGATACGATTATCGATACGCTCTATGCGAAGGTAGATGAACAAGTGTTAATACTGCTTTTGGACAGCAGTTTTTTTGCCGATGATCACGATGAAAGCTTCGCTGTTTTAAAAAATGCTCTGCTTCATTTTAGGATGAACAACAGCGCAAAGATCATCATAAACACGCTAAACGAAGAGTTTAACGATATTTTCACTCCCGACAAAATACGCCAAGAACTCGAACTTGCAAAGCTAAACTGCAAGATCGCTTCGCTTCAAGAGGAGCTAAACGGTCTTGCAGTTTTGGATTTTTACACAATGTGCAAAGAACACGGAACAAAAAACCTCATAAGCCAGAGGAACCGTTATCTTTTTCAGACACCCTTTACAAAACTTGCGACAGAACTTCTCAGTGCAAAGATACAAGAACTTATCTCACTTTTTGATGCTCCGCGCATCAAAGCGATAGCCGTCGATGCCGACAACACGCTCTGGGGCGGGATCATCGGCGAAGACGGACTGGGAGGGATCAAAATAGACAACAACTACCCCGGCATCGTCTACACGAAGTTTCAAGAGTATCTGCTGGAGCTCAAAAACAGCGGGATCATCCTTATTTTACTCAGCAAGAACGATGAAAACGCCGTGCAGGAAGTGTTTGAAACAAAAACGATGCCGCTTGGCCTTGATGATTTTGTCGCGCACGCAGTGAACTGGAACTCCAAAAGCGAAAACCTAAATGCCGTTTTAAAGGAGCTCGGCCTCACCAAAACGGGTATCATCTTCATCGACGATTCCGACGCGGAGTTAGCAGAGATGCGCCAGCGTATGGGGATAGAATGTTACAAAATGAACCCGGCAAACCCGCTTTTAAACATCGAAACGCTAAAGAAGATCACCGCTTTAAAAACTCTGCACATAAGCGCTGAGGATGCAAAAAAGACGACACTTTACAAAGATGAGAAAGAGCGTCTGGATCTAAGCTCAAAGATGCCCAGCAAAGAGGATTTCATCGCTTCGCTTGGCATCCGCATCGGTGTCACATGCAACAACGAAAAGAACATAGAGCGCATTACGCAGCTGATTAACAAAACGAACCAGTTCAATCTTACCACCAAACGCTACGAACTCTCCTTTGTAAAAGAGCTGATGCAAAGCGGTTTCGTGTACGACTTCAGTGTCAAAGACAAGTTCGGTGACATGGGGATCGTCGGGGTAGTCATCATCAAGGACGGCGATATAGATACCTTTTTGATGAGCTGCCGCGTGCTCGGACGCGGGATCGAAGAGAGCGTCTTGAACTTCATCACCCGCAGACATCAAGATCTCACCGCATCTTATTGCAAAACGGACAAAAACGCGCTTGTCGAAGAGTTCTATGAGAAAAACGGTTTTGAAGCGGTAAAAAACGGCGATTGCAAACATTATAAATTCAAGCGTTTTGCCGATGTTAATGAAAGTATAAAGGTAGAGTATGGATCTTAA
- the pseG gene encoding UDP-2,4-diacetamido-2,4,6-trideoxy-beta-L-altropyranose hydrolase: protein MSNKKNSNLSALQEASFSASAASAAQRDFAPVGVILIRMDSSSAIGLGHLMRTLLLAEGLRNDFSITYITQELKGNQNRLIEQNGFARRIVSSMDCSELIEIAKELKPSLFIIDHYGVDINCEAKLKELCRVLVFDDEFKEHRADIVLNHSFIADEKDYSYLKDTKILAGARYTLLKDDFLSHKNRFTPLDSLKNKKVLVTLGGSDPLGLSLRVKKYLLSLEKTLSVTIVTTSANQKITFLKIRDKELVIDEKEMAELMRAHDLIITSASTSLLETFALKKPFIAIKCASNQARTVDILKRQDLKNIIEVFTPAALKKALNFVQYHPYKIKRVLDRYSFKKNGVAKELIIEYK, encoded by the coding sequence ATGTCGAACAAAAAAAACAGTAATTTATCTGCCTTGCAAGAGGCAAGCTTTAGTGCCTCAGCGGCCAGCGCAGCACAAAGGGACTTTGCTCCTGTGGGCGTGATATTGATAAGAATGGATTCTTCTTCGGCCATCGGTCTCGGTCATCTTATGCGCACGCTTCTTTTGGCAGAAGGATTGAGAAATGATTTTTCTATCACCTACATCACGCAAGAACTCAAAGGAAACCAAAACCGTCTCATAGAGCAAAACGGGTTTGCCCGCAGGATCGTAAGCAGTATGGATTGCAGCGAACTCATAGAGATCGCTAAAGAGCTGAAGCCTTCCCTTTTCATCATCGATCACTACGGAGTCGATATAAACTGCGAAGCAAAGCTCAAAGAGCTCTGCCGTGTTTTAGTGTTTGACGACGAGTTCAAGGAACATCGTGCAGATATCGTTTTAAACCACTCTTTTATCGCAGATGAAAAGGACTACTCCTATCTAAAAGACACAAAGATACTTGCGGGAGCCAGATACACTCTTTTAAAAGATGATTTTTTATCTCATAAGAACCGTTTTACTCCCCTTGACTCTCTTAAAAACAAAAAAGTGCTTGTAACGCTTGGAGGAAGCGATCCGCTGGGTCTCTCTCTTCGTGTGAAAAAATATCTTCTATCGCTTGAAAAGACTCTGTCCGTGACCATTGTTACGACCTCTGCAAACCAAAAGATCACCTTTTTAAAGATCAGAGACAAAGAGCTTGTCATAGATGAAAAGGAGATGGCAGAGCTTATGAGAGCACATGATCTCATCATCACGAGTGCGAGCACCTCTCTTTTAGAGACATTCGCCCTAAAAAAACCGTTTATCGCCATAAAATGCGCTTCAAATCAGGCACGAACCGTCGATATACTAAAAAGACAAGACCTTAAAAACATCATAGAGGTTTTTACGCCTGCAGCTTTAAAAAAAGCGCTTAATTTTGTACAATACCACCCTTACAAGATCAAAAGAGTCTTAGACAGATACAGCTTTAAAAAAAATGGTGTGGCAAAGGAGTTGATAATTGAATACAAATAG
- a CDS encoding glycosyltransferase family protein — protein MNLYIIIQARMTSTRLRAKVMLPLCGKTILEVMLSRLEEFKENIIVATTDDGSQMPIVELCKRLHVKYFQGDTDDVLARYYHSASKFGADEKSIIVRCTSDCPLIDAQIVKKTIEFYKNSDARYVCACQQSGFPRGMDTEVFSFAHLKEAYENAITEHHKEHVTPYIKENVKCASYKNSHDHSRYRLTLDEEDDYKAITELYEKLNCETDFSYEKLIETLEQNLYIYEMNKHVEQKKQ, from the coding sequence ATGAATTTGTATATCATCATTCAAGCCCGCATGACCAGCACCAGACTAAGAGCCAAAGTAATGCTTCCCCTGTGCGGCAAAACGATTTTGGAAGTGATGCTCTCTCGTCTGGAGGAGTTTAAAGAAAACATCATCGTAGCTACCACGGATGACGGCTCGCAGATGCCCATAGTCGAGCTTTGTAAACGTCTGCATGTAAAATATTTCCAAGGCGATACGGATGATGTCTTGGCACGATACTACCACAGTGCTTCAAAATTCGGCGCGGATGAAAAGAGCATCATCGTGCGCTGTACAAGCGACTGCCCGCTCATTGACGCACAGATCGTAAAAAAGACGATCGAGTTTTACAAAAACAGCGATGCCCGGTATGTCTGTGCCTGTCAACAGAGCGGTTTTCCGCGCGGGATGGATACGGAGGTGTTCTCCTTTGCCCACCTCAAAGAAGCTTATGAGAATGCGATAACAGAGCATCACAAAGAACATGTCACGCCCTACATCAAAGAAAACGTGAAGTGCGCGTCTTACAAAAACTCTCACGACCATTCAAGATACCGTCTGACACTCGACGAGGAAGATGACTACAAAGCAATAACCGAGCTGTACGAAAAACTGAACTGCGAAACGGACTTCAGCTACGAAAAGCTCATCGAGACCCTGGAACAAAACCTTTACATCTATGAAATGAACAAGCATGTCGAACAAAAAAAACAGTAA
- a CDS encoding YwbE family protein, with protein MIDGRERKNIRSGIRVAIVLKQDQSTGKLTEGVVRDILTNSAFHPHGIKVRLMNKEVGRVKEIYG; from the coding sequence TTGATAGACGGCAGAGAACGCAAAAATATACGAAGCGGCATACGCGTGGCGATAGTGCTTAAACAGGATCAAAGCACGGGAAAATTGACCGAAGGCGTAGTGCGCGACATCCTGACAAATTCGGCTTTTCATCCTCACGGTATCAAAGTGCGTCTTATGAACAAAGAGGTCGGACGTGTGAAGGAGATATACGGCTAG